From one Amaranthus tricolor cultivar Red isolate AtriRed21 chromosome 17, ASM2621246v1, whole genome shotgun sequence genomic stretch:
- the LOC130804469 gene encoding probable carboxylesterase 15, with translation MGSLGELVEDCFGVVRLYSDGSVYRANECDIDFGHYNYNMNTEEMVEKGCLVEWEDCIFDEQHQLYLRVFKPCFNNKNITKNNKLPVVYYIHGGGFCLGSRTWPNCHNYCLRLASQLQALVIAPDYRLAPEHRLPAAIEDGINAVKWLQSQAKLKQIVNINNHYSNHQNPSKLLLQDNAVDFEKVYIIGDSSGGNIAHHLAVCFGYGSPDLSPIRICGYVLLGPFFGGSLRTKSEAEGPPEPILTLDSLDRFWRLSLPKGEDRDHPIANPFGPYSPNLERVSLDRMLIIVGEKEILKDRVKEYAKNMKGLGKDITYIEFEGQYHGFYAHNPCSNASNQLSQLIKQFMSC, from the exons ATGGGATCCCTAGGAGAACTTGTAGAAGACTGTTTTGGAGTTGTGCGGTTATACAGTGATGGATCAGTCTATAGGGCAAATGAGTGTGATATTGATTTTGGGCATTATAATTATAACATGAATACAGAAGAAATGGTTGAAAAAGGATGTTTAGTTGAATGGGAAGATTGTATATTTGATGAGCAACATCAACTATATTTACGTGTGTTTAAACCTtgttttaacaacaaaaatatcacCAAAAACAATAAATTGCCGGTTGTTTATTACATTCATGGAGGAGGCTTTTGCCTTGGGTCTCGAACATGGCCTAATTGTCATAACTATTGTCTTCGCCTTGCTTCTCAGCTTCAAGCCCTTGTTATTGCACCTGATTACAG GTTGGCACCAGAACACAGGCTTCCAGCAGCAATAGAAGATGGAATAAATGCAGTAAAATGGTTACAATCACAGGCAAAGTTAAAACAAATAGTTAACATTAACAACCATTATAGTAATCATCAAAATCCTTCCAAATTGTTGCTTCAAGACAATGCTGTAGACTTCGAAAAGGTTTATATTATAGGTGACTCTTCTGGTGGGAATATAGCTCATCATTTGGCTGTCTGTTTCGGATACGGGTCTCCGGATCTTTCTCCCATTCGGATATGTGGGTATGTGCTTTTAGGTCCCTTTTTTGGCGGATCTCTTAGGACCAAATCTGAAGCTGAAGGTCCTCCTGAACCTATTCTTACCTTGGACTCTCTTGATAG GTTTTGGAGATTATCTCTACCAAAAGGGGAAGATAGAGACCATCCAATAGCAAACCCGTTTGGACCTTATAGTCCAAATTTAGAAAGGGTGTCACTTGATCGAATGCTAATAATTGTGGGTGAAAAAGAGATACTGAAAGATAGAGTTAAGGAGTATGCAAAGAACATGAAAGGGCTTGGCAAAGACATTACTTATATTGAATTTGAAGGTCAATACCATGGGTTTTACGCACATAACCCTTGCTCTAATGCCTCAAACCAACTTTCCCAACTCATCAAACAATTCATGTCATGCTAG